A genome region from Acinetobacter lwoffii includes the following:
- a CDS encoding recombination directionality factor produces the protein MIKGLAITPPILGRISIGRMIEKNGKRLPEKDDQFTITSQIQSKEGWVKHPLDDQLRANTPNQKLRSIPVRMIFNDPDLNLRAEYTLFDRQTGRPVCVGNGETCQRLTNQGVEQLPCPSPDLCPLAQGGHCKPYGRLHVNLDESDEFGTFIFRTTGFNSIRTLTARLNYYHAASNGLLSCLPLQLILRGKSTTQSYRQPVYYVDLTLREGISLNEAIIQAKQIDEQSKQAGFYQEAVDFTARKGFGNGRMDVDMEEGLDVVEEFYQPVEGQQIEETQPEFNIQQGLKGSVTALN, from the coding sequence ATGATTAAAGGTTTAGCAATTACTCCACCAATCCTGGGACGGATCAGTATCGGTCGTATGATCGAAAAGAATGGCAAGCGCCTACCGGAAAAAGATGATCAATTCACCATTACGTCCCAGATTCAAAGCAAAGAAGGCTGGGTGAAGCATCCACTGGATGATCAGCTTCGAGCGAATACGCCTAATCAAAAGTTGCGCTCAATCCCTGTTCGCATGATCTTCAATGATCCTGATCTAAACTTACGGGCGGAATACACCTTATTTGACCGACAGACCGGTCGTCCCGTCTGTGTCGGTAATGGAGAAACCTGCCAACGTTTAACCAATCAAGGCGTGGAGCAACTTCCCTGTCCATCCCCTGATTTATGTCCATTGGCACAAGGCGGGCATTGCAAGCCCTATGGACGTTTGCATGTGAACTTAGATGAATCGGATGAGTTTGGCACCTTCATCTTTAGAACTACAGGCTTTAACAGTATCCGTACTTTGACTGCACGGCTGAATTATTACCATGCGGCATCAAATGGTTTGTTGTCTTGCCTGCCGTTGCAACTCATTTTAAGAGGTAAGAGTACGACACAGAGCTATCGTCAGCCGGTGTATTACGTGGATCTAACTTTAAGGGAGGGGATTAGCTTGAATGAAGCCATTATTCAGGCAAAGCAAATTGATGAGCAGAGTAAGCAGGCTGGGTTTTATCAGGAGGCTGTGGACTTTACCGCAAGGAAGGGTTTTGGGAATGGAAGGATGGACGTAGACATGGAGGAAGGCTTGGATGTGGTTGAGGAGTTTTATCAGCCTGTTGAAGGCCAGCAGATTGAGGAAACGCAGCCTGAATTTAATATTCAGCAGGGATTGAAAGGATCAGTGACGGCTTTGAATTAA
- a CDS encoding helix-turn-helix transcriptional regulator, whose amino-acid sequence MNAFVGQTFQMNQLISIKQVVELVGVGRSTIYEMMDENSPYYDPTFPKKVKITQNRIGWSAYEIHQWIESKLASRG is encoded by the coding sequence ATGAATGCATTTGTAGGGCAAACATTCCAAATGAACCAGCTGATTAGTATCAAGCAGGTCGTAGAGCTAGTTGGCGTTGGACGTTCAACCATCTATGAAATGATGGATGAGAACTCACCTTACTACGATCCTACTTTTCCAAAGAAAGTAAAAATCACCCAAAACCGTATCGGTTGGTCAGCTTATGAAATCCATCAATGGATTGAAAGTAAGTTGGCGAGCCGTGGATAG